A single region of the Raphanus sativus cultivar WK10039 chromosome 1, ASM80110v3, whole genome shotgun sequence genome encodes:
- the LOC108811863 gene encoding uncharacterized protein LOC108811863, whose translation MDLCTLDSAIRNPIFSSSIPDKSSLSRKLGALEIRFQKRKLSTSGYRSLVVRAASNKSNDDSSASGGDASQENKPSNGNKSGDSSSTPKPFGLNTDWREFRANLFMKEQEEKAAGEGHKPDTTSPPEAEPRGLKWAHPIPFPETGCVLVATEKLDGYRTFARTVLLLLRAGTNHPQEGPFGVVINRPLHKNIKHMKSTKTELATTFSECSLYFGGPLEASMFLLKTADKTKIPGLEEVMPGLNFGARNTLDEAAVLVKKGMLEPQDFRFFVGYAGWQLDQLREEIESDYWHVAACSSELICGASPENLWEEILQLMGGQYSELSRKPKLDM comes from the exons ATGGATCTCTGCACCCTTGACTCGGCGATCCGAAACCCAATCTTCTCCTCATCGATCCCTGACAAGTCATCGCTCTCAAGGAAACTCGGCGCCTTGGAGATTAGGTTTCAAAAGCGTAAACTTTCTACTTCTGGGTATCGTTCTTTGGTTGTTCGAGCTGCCTCGAACAAGAGTAACGACGATTCTTCTGCTTCTG GAGGAGATGCTTCTCAAGAAAACAAGCCTTCTAATGGGAACAAATCAGGTGACTCCTCTTCTACTCCAAAGCCATTTGGTCTTAATACGGATTGGAGAGAGTTCAGAGCAAACTTGTTTATGAAGGAGCAG GAAGAAAAAGCAGCAGGTGAGGGTCACAAACCAGACACAACATCTCCTCCTGAAGCTGAACCAAGAGGACTGAAATGGGCACATCCGATTCCTTTCCCTGAGACTGGCTGTGTTCTAGTTGCCACGGAGAAGCTTGACGGTTATAGAACATTTGCGAGAACCGTTTTGCTTCTTCTTAGAGCAGGAACCAACCACCCACAAGAAGGGCCATTCGGAGTTGTCATCAACCGTCCGCTTCACAAAAACATCAAGCACATGAAATCAACTAAAACCGAGCTCGCTACCACCTTCTCAGAGTGTTCCTTGTACTTTGGTGGGCCTCTTGAAGCCAGCATGTTCCTGTTGAAAACCGCGGATAAAACCAAGATACCTGGGCTTGAAGAAGTCATGCCAGGGCTTAACTTTGGTGCTCGAAACACTTTGGACGAAGCTGCGGTACTTGTAAAGAAAGGAATGCTTGAGCCACAGGACTTTAGATTCTTTGTTGGTTACGCAGGTTGGCAACTGGATCAGCTCAGAGAAGAGATCGAATCAGATTACTGGCATGTCGCTGCGTGCAGCTCGGAGTTAATATGTGGAGCTTCACCGGAAAACTTGTGGGAAGAGATATTGCAGTTGATGGGCGGTCAATACTCAGAGCTTAGCCGGAAACCCAAGCTGGATATGTAG